The Dasypus novemcinctus isolate mDasNov1 chromosome 20, mDasNov1.1.hap2, whole genome shotgun sequence genome segment ACAACTATGACCTTTACAAACCATGGATGCCGCTAGGATTTAAAGATTATTCTCCAAGTTCTTGAAAAAGGAATAGTAAGAGATAGGGGCTCTGATTCTTTTTCAGCATTGCTTTGTTCAGATGTGGGCTGGGAGGAGGGATGTCTTACTATTTCTCATTCCTCAGCTCCCACTACTGAGTTCTGGCTCTTCTGAATGCTAACGCTCCACACTGCACAGCAGCTGAGACTGCTGCTACCACTCTAAGTATTTAAGGCTCCTGTACTGCTGGGTGAGATGACACCTGTACTGATGCTAATACTTCACTTCACCTCTCTTCTTAGGATAGGGTGGGGGAAATGTTTATTTGCCATTCTGCTAGACTTGGCCAGCAACCACGCCTCTGCTAGCTTCCCTCACTGTACCCTCTGTCACAAGTTTTCCTTCAGCAGGCCGAGCTTCCTCAGGGCCTCGCGTCGAGCCTCCCCAGTGGAGCCACGACCAGAAAACTGGACAGTGATGCCCTGGGGTCTGAATCCAACTGCTCTGGGCAGAGAGCTTGACCGCTTCCCAACATCCTGGCCACAGCCTGGCTGCCGGGGTTCATAGAAGCTCCTGGTGGCATGCTGGCATGCAAGGTGACCACCAAGACCTGGGTCTGGACGGAAGGTGATGGTTTTGCCAGCAGAGACAAAGGGACTAGGCTCACTCATTAGGACATCGTGGATGCTCTGGAAGCCATTGGCCAAAGCCAGGCACTGCTCTGTCTGCACGCCCCTGGACTGCTGACCACTGGTTGGCCCTCCCGACTGTGGGCTTACAGCTCCCCTGACAGGACCGGACTTGCTCTGGTCACGGGTCACTTGCTCTGGAGAGAAGCTTCTCCTGTGCTCAGTGCGGTCACCCCTTTGTGATGGATCTTCTGCTTCTCCCATGGTGGGGAAGGAAACACCATTGATGTTGGCCAAGACCTGGGCTTTTCGCTCCTGCACGTTGACGGCCGCCCTGGAGATTGTCTTGTTGAACTCCTTGCCGGCGCTGTTGGTCACGCTAATGTTACTCGGGAAGCGGTGGACCTTGGGTGTAGGCTGTGCCGTGTGTCTGTGCCACGGAAAGTGGTCTCCATTTCGAGGGGCTAAAGAGGCCAGTGTCCTCCATTCACCAGGCCTGCCCTCCTTTGAGGAAGAGGTCGGGGAAAGCACCTCACTTCCTGCCAGCTTCTCGGAAATCTGCTGAGCTACGACAAGTGGAGTAGGAACTGAGTGGGGAAGTTTGGGGTGCTCTGCTGGAGGGGAAGAAGGCAGCAGCTCCTTCCTGGGTTGAGCTGGAGTTGAGGTTACAGGCAGGGAAGGCAGAGGAAGGACCCCTGGAACTGTTGAGTCGAATGGTGGAGATTTCTCAGCATTTTGTTTCATGCACTCAAGGACAGGAATTCCTTCCTTTCCAACATGCTCAGCCCCTAAAAAGTGAGGGAAAATCCTCATAAGTTACCAcagtgtattaaaaataaatacaagaggggagcagatgtagatcaagtggttgagctccagcttctgATATAGGAGGTTcgaggttcaatccccagtacctcctaaaaacaaaaaacaaatgaacaaaccaactcttattggggaacagatgcagctcagtggttgagcacctgcttctcatgtaagaggtcctgggttcaatccctggtacctcctgaaaaaaaaaagattagaaataattgaaattgagaacaaaaaacaacagagaaaatcaacaaaaccaaaaacagagTGACTTATTTTCAAAAGTGTTTTCCTTGGCATCATTATGTGaactgacatttaaaaatgattattcaGTTTAAATTAGTCAGTTTAAATACCCAGggactgggtattgaacccaggaccttgtatgtgggaagctgttaaccactgagacacatcagcttccctgagttggttttctcatttgttttgcttattgtttcttttttttttttttcaggaggcaccgggaaccaaacccaggacctcccacatgggaagcaggcgctcaactgcttgagccacatccactcccccaattCAAATTAATTTTAGGAACTATActtcaaaagagaaatgaaaatgatttaGTGCTGGCGGCATGATTAAATTCAAGTCTCTTCTTTGAAGAGCTAGCTCAAACCAGGCTCCTTATTTGGAGCCCAATAACATGTATGTGAAAACTCTAAGTattggtttcttaaaccttgctttaagaaaatatatacatatttctagaaatacatcTTTCTAGAGGCTTATTTACAAGTGGCAGTATTTTTTTGGTTACTAAAGTAAAAGTATTTGCTCTCCCAtcattttccacatcctttccaaacCTCATTTCCTTGCCCACATTTATTTCTAATCAGCCttttcaatcaagaaaaaattggaagaaacctttctttttgtccatttcccTCTAGTTTTTTCATAGGACTTGACAGACAAAAGCATACTTCTCTTTTGATACACTCTGAATCAAGCAAAACATACAAAGTAGATGCTGAGTCAAAATTTTGTtctgctctttttctgttttcccaaATCAGCTGACTTTTCAGTTCATTTACTATCCTAAAAGAAACAATTTTGTCCCTCCCTCACTCTCCCCcaccttccttattttttaaaaaaaaatatatttgtacacCAAAGTAGTCTCATTCTTTATCATAGCCCTTTTAGAATTTCCCTTCCTGTCTTTTCATTCTAATGAGCTATGAAAGCAACTACTTGGTTAGACAATCAAATTGCCACAAGGATGCTTCTAGCCTAGGAAAATCTGCTAAGCCTCAACGGCTTCCATCCTGGCAAACACCCAAAGAAGTGCTCTGTGGCTGTGCTCTGTGGCTGGTATGACACCAACAAATCAAGTCAAAGGTCTGGGGAagtgcctccctcctcacccgtTGCTGGAGACTCACCTGAAGGGCACTTGGGGTCCCCTGCGGCAGGTGCTGGCAGCACTAAATCAATGACATCTTCTGGCTCAGAGTGACTGGAAGTGCTCTCTCCCAGGGACTGTGGGGAGTGGCAGTGTATTCCACTATCACAGAGGACTTGTTCCTCCAAGTCGTCTTCCAAGGaatcaatagtctcttcaaagaatAGGATGACATCCTTTTCCTCATGTGTGAGGTACTTCAGGCTCTCATCATCCTATAGGTAGGTTTGGGAATTGGGGatggaaaagataaaacaaacaGTGGTTtcagtgaagaagaaaaaaaagccacaacAAAGTAGGGATTAATACATAAGGCCAGGGTAGAATTCACTGTACCCTAAAATTTCCCTGTTAGGGAGCGTCTGTCATTCAGATTTTGACAAATGTCTGTAATGCCCTTTACCATTTTGCCTGCTTGAAAAAGAGTACTGtcaaaaaggtgtgtgtgtgtatatatatatatatacacacacgtagCAAATTAGGGAGACAGTGGGAAAAAATgcaattttccttgtttttcaacTTCCTTCTGAAGCACTATCAGAAATACTTGTTATTTCCATAATCACAATGGGGGAGTTTTGGTTTTCCTCCAGAAACCCAACTAAATAAAgggattttaaaaaggcataaatCATGAAGACAAAAATAGCAGGAAAAGAGATGATAGCAATAGAATTTTGGAAGTTTGATAGCTGAATCACAGGTGGTAACTAACTCAGAAGACCCAAGAAAGCTGAACTTTAAGCCAGCAGCTGGGGAAAGCCAAGAATCAAGAGCTTTGTACTGAAGAATTCCTGCTGTAAGCTCAAGAATTGGTGGCACTGAGTAGTTCTGACAGTGTGGTAAAGGTGACACTGAAAACAGCAGAACGGTTCAAAGTCTCTTTCAGAAGAAATGAGATAACCTTGGATGAAAACCAGATGTTTATtcttaaagaaagtaaaagagagtAAAAGTGAACTGGGATATGTCAAGCAGAG includes the following:
- the PROSER2 gene encoding proline and serine-rich protein 2 — its product is MPVSHLKLDSSEMDSDMSPNSRLSDLSRGGSLESRSSSSRSRSFTLDDESLKYLTHEEKDVILFFEETIDSLEDDLEEQVLCDSGIHCHSPQSLGESTSSHSEPEDVIDLVLPAPAAGDPKCPSGAEHVGKEGIPVLECMKQNAEKSPPFDSTVPGVLPLPSLPVTSTPAQPRKELLPSSPPAEHPKLPHSVPTPLVVAQQISEKLAGSEVLSPTSSSKEGRPGEWRTLASLAPRNGDHFPWHRHTAQPTPKVHRFPSNISVTNSAGKEFNKTISRAAVNVQERKAQVLANINGVSFPTMGEAEDPSQRGDRTEHRRSFSPEQVTRDQSKSGPVRGAVSPQSGGPTSGQQSRGVQTEQCLALANGFQSIHDVLMSEPSPFVSAGKTITFRPDPGLGGHLACQHATRSFYEPRQPGCGQDVGKRSSSLPRAVGFRPQGITVQFSGRGSTGEARREALRKLGLLKENL